A stretch of Caenibius tardaugens NBRC 16725 DNA encodes these proteins:
- a CDS encoding VOC family protein: MGLKGVNRVLIAVHDLEKAKRLYHDLLGATFVDANWTGEPYGIHVAIAWDAGIELCAPMPGRETDSAVSPYLQTHGEGVMNVFFGVSDGEAAVERIAAHGHKATHALDYSQDEIDRHLGGRFKRYQEFTIDTFPRCGFTISLARIEDKDQALPG, from the coding sequence ATGGGTTTGAAGGGTGTCAACCGGGTTCTGATCGCTGTCCATGATCTTGAGAAGGCAAAGCGGCTTTATCACGATTTGCTTGGAGCCACGTTTGTGGACGCCAATTGGACAGGCGAGCCCTATGGAATTCATGTGGCGATAGCATGGGATGCAGGAATAGAACTTTGCGCACCCATGCCCGGCCGGGAAACCGATAGTGCGGTATCGCCCTACCTGCAGACACACGGCGAAGGCGTGATGAACGTATTTTTCGGCGTGAGCGATGGCGAGGCGGCTGTGGAGCGAATTGCAGCGCATGGCCACAAGGCGACACATGCGTTGGATTACAGCCAGGACGAAATTGATCGTCACTTAGGGGGGCGGTTCAAGAGGTATCAGGAGTTTACAATCGATACCTTTCCACGCTGCGGCTTTACTATCAGCCTCGCTCGTATTGAGGATAAGGATCAAGCTCTTCCGGGCTGA
- a CDS encoding FAD-dependent oxidoreductase has protein sequence MAKHYSHLLSVGRIGAMELRNRLLLTAMGTGYAEEDGSCGERILEFNRSIAQGGTALVTMGVVGVGWPLGNNMPRQPAISQDRFIPGIRKVAEAVHAEGAKFALQLHFGGLIANAAARQPVWCPSVPQASAGDSNTVFLPEELEAGGFADLPPLDYHEMTQADIDAVIQMFADGARRAVEAGADGLEIHGGHGYLFSSFLSPITNRRTDAYGGVLENRARLLVDTVRAIRTAVGPDIAVWTKIDAIEYDRPGGITLEDAIATARMAEAAGADAITTTAYHDPRVATMHSGSHTPQVPALNADKAAAIKAAVNIPVILSGRIEPDVGDRAIAAGEADFIAMGRKLLADPALPNKLAAGDEKDVLPCIYCYTCISAIYTRETARCAVNPRTGFESEIWLPPVQAPRNVLVIGGGPAGMEAARRLDERGHRVTLMEQGDRLGGTLQFASIAYAPNERILDWLRRGIDASKVTVQLNTVADSDMIKALAPDAVIVATGARRDIPPMPGADMKHVLGGDDLRQLVLGGNMDDLRGKVSLTTRLAAKAGALTGLTRDPAFIREATKTWLPLGKHIVIIGGDLVGLELAEFLAERGRSVTVIDESEHFGRGLAIVRRWRVFDELRKLDVALYPHHTEIEIAASAVTARDQSGERIILKADNVIVAKGARGDLALADMLEQAGLNVHAIGDCTGVGYIEGAMRSAARTAKLI, from the coding sequence ATGGCAAAGCACTATTCTCACCTGCTGTCCGTCGGCCGCATCGGCGCGATGGAATTACGCAATCGTCTTCTCCTTACGGCCATGGGAACGGGCTATGCCGAAGAAGACGGCAGTTGCGGCGAACGGATTCTGGAGTTCAATCGCAGCATCGCGCAAGGCGGGACCGCGCTTGTCACCATGGGTGTCGTCGGCGTCGGCTGGCCACTGGGCAACAACATGCCGCGTCAGCCTGCGATTTCGCAGGATCGCTTCATTCCCGGCATTCGCAAAGTGGCGGAAGCGGTCCATGCAGAAGGCGCAAAGTTCGCGTTGCAGCTGCATTTCGGTGGATTGATTGCCAATGCCGCTGCCCGGCAACCAGTGTGGTGCCCATCCGTGCCGCAAGCATCAGCGGGCGACAGCAACACCGTTTTCCTGCCAGAGGAACTTGAGGCTGGCGGTTTCGCCGATCTGCCGCCGCTCGATTATCACGAGATGACGCAGGCCGATATCGATGCGGTTATCCAGATGTTCGCGGACGGCGCGCGCCGTGCGGTCGAGGCCGGGGCAGACGGTCTGGAAATCCATGGAGGGCATGGCTACCTTTTCTCGTCATTCCTCTCACCCATCACCAACCGCAGAACCGATGCCTACGGGGGCGTGCTGGAAAATCGCGCCCGGCTGCTGGTCGATACAGTGCGAGCGATAAGAACAGCGGTGGGCCCTGATATCGCCGTCTGGACCAAGATCGATGCCATCGAATACGATCGCCCCGGCGGGATCACGCTGGAGGACGCCATTGCCACCGCACGCATGGCGGAGGCCGCTGGCGCGGATGCGATCACCACAACGGCCTATCATGACCCGCGCGTTGCGACGATGCATTCGGGGTCGCACACACCGCAAGTCCCCGCCTTGAATGCCGACAAGGCGGCCGCCATCAAGGCCGCGGTCAATATACCGGTCATTCTTTCGGGACGGATCGAACCCGATGTCGGTGACCGTGCCATTGCGGCGGGAGAAGCGGACTTCATCGCCATGGGGCGCAAGCTGTTGGCCGATCCCGCTTTGCCGAACAAGCTGGCAGCCGGAGATGAGAAAGACGTTCTCCCCTGCATCTACTGCTATACCTGCATCAGCGCGATCTACACACGCGAGACGGCCCGTTGCGCCGTCAATCCGCGCACGGGCTTTGAAAGCGAGATCTGGCTGCCGCCCGTACAAGCACCCCGGAATGTGCTGGTGATCGGCGGCGGGCCTGCGGGGATGGAGGCAGCCCGTCGGCTGGATGAACGCGGGCATCGGGTAACGCTTATGGAACAGGGTGACCGGCTTGGTGGTACCTTGCAATTCGCATCGATTGCCTATGCGCCCAATGAACGGATTCTCGACTGGCTAAGGCGCGGTATCGACGCGTCCAAAGTCACCGTGCAGCTCAACACGGTGGCCGACAGCGACATGATAAAGGCTCTGGCTCCCGATGCTGTGATCGTCGCGACAGGGGCCAGACGGGATATTCCGCCCATGCCCGGCGCTGACATGAAACACGTGCTCGGTGGCGACGACCTGCGTCAGCTCGTTCTGGGCGGGAACATGGATGATCTCCGGGGCAAAGTCAGTTTGACGACCCGCCTTGCAGCCAAAGCAGGCGCTCTCACCGGCCTGACGCGAGATCCGGCATTCATCAGGGAAGCCACAAAGACATGGCTGCCGCTTGGAAAACATATTGTGATCATCGGCGGCGATCTGGTCGGATTGGAACTGGCGGAATTCCTGGCTGAACGAGGCCGCTCGGTCACAGTCATTGATGAAAGCGAGCATTTTGGCCGGGGTTTGGCAATTGTCCGCCGTTGGCGCGTGTTCGATGAATTGCGCAAACTGGACGTTGCGCTGTACCCCCACCACACGGAGATAGAGATCGCCGCATCTGCTGTGACCGCCAGAGATCAGAGCGGTGAGCGTATCATCCTCAAAGCGGACAACGTCATTGTCGCCAAGGGCGCGCGAGGGGATCTGGCCCTGGCCGACATGCTGGAACAGGCCGGTCTGAATGTGCATGCCATCGGGGACTGTACGGGGGTGGGTTACATCGAGGGGGCGATGCGATCTGCCGCGCGTACCGCAAAACTCATTTAA
- a CDS encoding nuclear transport factor 2 family protein: MAADPFIPQACDYFALINLAHAYADALDNGDFDRVGALFQHADIYMPGSQEPEVRAGSGGFGELLRKAVKTYPPGNTPRTRHVTTNHQIHFEDGSAARMRSYFTVLQETKPGQLQAIITGTYDDRFARVDNNWRFIERREAVTSVGDLSAHLLQDFDGPRDN; this comes from the coding sequence ATGGCTGCCGATCCCTTCATCCCACAAGCATGCGATTATTTCGCACTTATCAATCTCGCGCATGCCTATGCCGATGCGTTGGACAATGGCGATTTCGATCGGGTGGGTGCACTGTTCCAGCATGCCGACATCTACATGCCGGGATCGCAAGAACCAGAGGTTCGCGCGGGAAGCGGCGGGTTTGGCGAATTGTTGCGCAAAGCGGTGAAAACGTATCCGCCGGGTAATACCCCGCGGACCCGGCACGTCACCACCAATCATCAAATCCATTTCGAAGACGGGTCGGCAGCGCGCATGCGAAGCTACTTTACCGTGCTGCAGGAAACGAAACCCGGCCAGCTTCAGGCGATTATTACCGGCACATATGATGATCGGTTTGCGCGCGTCGACAATAACTGGCGCTTCATCGAACGGCGCGAGGCGGTGACCAGCGTTGGCGACCTCTCAGCCCATCTGCTCCAAGACTTCGACGGCCCTCGCGACAACTGA
- a CDS encoding TonB-dependent receptor, translated as MTSSIALAVCGATQVSAQEKLEPQTGGLGEIVVTAQKREENLQQTPLAISAITSDTIEKRGITDVSSLTSIAPNLVVGVTGAATANAAIFIRGIGESDTVLTADSPVGIYVDGVVLGRTSGAIFDLVDLERIEVLRGPQGTLYGRNTTGGAVNLISKKPGDAFAVEQTLSYGSFDYLQSKTTIDTGEWGNSGIRVRGTYLHKQRDGYINNPLRRDSRDPGAYNTDAFRIAARFDQGGPIRLDYAFDYNDRRGVSIPSQLIAARPDILAYISASPALGGEAPQISRKRLSSFRADTDGPVRDKIEGHTFVAEFDISDQLTFRSLTGYRTWKNTVVSDQDGNGGLVGLVVDPGILGGGPLVPLGIEPISLFNLTFDRRQTQFTQELNLLGKIGPDIDFVLGAYYFREVVHDANPTNFTLIIPSGAPVEAAPGVFVNSVGVNLATDNIYRHKSRSRAVFGQITGHVTDRLSLTAGLRYTKDDKHLDQTVPFVRQLDRAFSKVNWAISADYKVNDAIMAYGRIATGYKAGGLNARAVNDGFGPENLTSYELGLKTELFDRRLRLNTAVFYTDLKDIQRSQFLAGSGGTVSTTVNAGRARYIGIEVEAAAAVTNELTLSANFGYIDRKFTDFDLRDPATDELVDISDDARFNGSASTTLSAAAEYRKPLSFGELAARLDYSYRSRVYYTTTALVNPFHETISDAPVGLLDARLTLSDIDLGGGKLAISGWVKNLTNEVHQLWGVDFGSLGFATVNYAEPRTWGIDLKVSY; from the coding sequence TTGACAAGTTCCATCGCACTCGCCGTGTGCGGCGCTACGCAGGTCTCCGCGCAGGAAAAGCTGGAACCCCAGACAGGCGGGCTGGGTGAAATCGTCGTCACCGCGCAAAAGCGCGAAGAGAACCTGCAGCAGACGCCGTTGGCGATCAGCGCTATCACCAGCGACACCATCGAAAAGCGGGGCATCACCGACGTCTCCAGCCTGACGTCGATCGCACCAAATTTGGTTGTCGGCGTAACCGGTGCGGCAACCGCAAATGCGGCGATTTTCATTCGTGGCATTGGTGAATCCGATACGGTTCTGACCGCAGACAGTCCGGTAGGCATTTATGTCGATGGCGTGGTGCTGGGCAGGACATCAGGCGCGATTTTCGATCTGGTCGATCTGGAACGGATTGAAGTGCTGCGTGGGCCACAGGGCACGCTTTACGGGCGCAACACCACCGGCGGCGCGGTCAATCTCATCTCGAAGAAGCCGGGCGACGCATTCGCGGTGGAACAGACCCTGTCTTATGGCAGCTTCGATTACCTGCAGTCCAAAACGACAATCGATACCGGCGAGTGGGGCAATTCTGGCATCCGCGTGCGCGGAACCTATCTCCACAAGCAGCGCGACGGCTATATCAACAACCCTCTCCGGCGGGACAGCAGAGATCCGGGGGCATACAATACGGATGCCTTTCGCATTGCCGCGCGATTTGATCAGGGCGGGCCGATCCGGCTCGATTACGCCTTCGATTACAATGACCGTCGCGGGGTCAGCATCCCATCACAGCTGATCGCGGCCCGCCCGGATATTCTCGCCTATATCAGTGCATCACCGGCGCTTGGCGGTGAAGCGCCGCAAATCTCGCGTAAACGCCTGTCCAGCTTTCGCGCGGATACCGATGGCCCGGTGCGTGACAAGATCGAAGGTCACACCTTTGTCGCGGAGTTCGATATTTCCGATCAGCTGACATTCCGCTCGCTGACCGGATACCGGACCTGGAAAAACACCGTGGTGAGCGATCAGGATGGTAATGGTGGGCTTGTCGGTCTGGTTGTGGATCCGGGTATTCTCGGGGGTGGACCGCTGGTGCCACTCGGGATCGAACCCATCAGCCTGTTCAATCTGACTTTCGATCGCAGGCAGACGCAGTTCACGCAAGAACTCAATCTGCTGGGCAAGATCGGGCCGGATATCGATTTCGTGCTGGGTGCCTATTACTTCCGCGAAGTGGTCCACGATGCCAATCCGACGAACTTCACGCTGATCATCCCGAGCGGCGCGCCGGTCGAAGCCGCACCGGGCGTGTTCGTCAACTCGGTGGGCGTCAATCTCGCCACGGACAACATCTATCGCCACAAGTCGCGTTCGCGGGCCGTGTTCGGGCAAATAACCGGCCATGTCACGGACCGGCTCAGCCTGACCGCCGGTCTGCGTTACACCAAGGATGACAAACATCTCGATCAGACAGTGCCCTTCGTGCGCCAGTTGGATCGCGCGTTCAGCAAGGTCAACTGGGCGATTTCCGCGGATTACAAGGTCAACGACGCCATCATGGCCTATGGCCGGATTGCGACTGGCTACAAAGCCGGGGGGTTGAACGCGCGCGCTGTCAACGACGGGTTTGGCCCCGAAAATCTGACCTCTTACGAACTGGGCCTCAAGACCGAACTGTTCGATCGCCGCCTGCGGCTCAACACTGCGGTTTTCTACACCGATCTTAAAGACATCCAACGTTCGCAGTTTCTCGCCGGTTCGGGGGGGACGGTTTCTACAACGGTGAACGCCGGACGCGCACGCTATATCGGGATCGAGGTGGAAGCGGCAGCCGCTGTCACCAACGAACTGACGCTTTCCGCCAATTTTGGCTACATCGACAGAAAGTTTACCGATTTCGATCTGCGCGATCCCGCGACAGATGAACTGGTGGATATTTCAGACGATGCCCGTTTCAACGGCTCGGCCAGCACCACGCTCTCGGCCGCGGCGGAATATCGGAAACCTCTCTCGTTCGGAGAACTCGCCGCGCGGCTCGATTACTCCTATCGCAGCCGTGTCTATTACACCACCACCGCGCTGGTTAACCCGTTTCATGAGACGATTTCGGATGCCCCTGTCGGACTGCTCGATGCGCGATTGACGCTTTCCGATATCGATCTGGGTGGAGGCAAGCTGGCGATTTCCGGATGGGTCAAGAACCTGACCAACGAAGTGCACCAGCTCTGGGGGGTGGATTTTGGCTCGCTCGGCTTTGCTACCGTCAACTACGCCGAACCGCGTACCTGGGGCATAGACCTGAAGGTCAGCTACTGA
- a CDS encoding AraC family transcriptional regulator, protein MRKSTKAPGARPPTRRRTVPAEAVAVLLEALDAIGGDVDAALKAAGLRVRQSGTRTVFRREIDRVIFARLAQECVLAFHYHACRRDGLKPLPVRNLRLMCLAMLACPNLRIAIETAGQFQHMALDGRGRTELIVDGQVATFVLDTGLRGRQVGDMLIMLYGLAMFHRIFGWFIHEEIQPDQVLLAFPEATSQPAFRELFELDPEFDQPFNGFRFPARILDRPIERTFEELSDLFALFPFDLLPPDYENQTLVERTSAATYAALSRNMPPPALAQLADMFGLSTPTFRRRLQAENDCMTAIRNRCRQQLAERLLIDGTDTVKEIAFRLQFSDVAAFRRAFRAWTGLSPQAFRQARLK, encoded by the coding sequence TTGCGCAAGAGTACGAAAGCACCAGGCGCCCGCCCGCCGACGCGGCGCAGGACCGTTCCCGCAGAAGCCGTCGCGGTATTACTCGAAGCGCTGGATGCCATTGGCGGTGATGTTGACGCGGCCTTGAAAGCCGCCGGACTTCGCGTCAGGCAATCCGGCACAAGAACGGTTTTTCGACGGGAAATTGACCGCGTTATATTCGCCCGGCTAGCGCAGGAATGCGTACTGGCGTTTCATTACCACGCGTGCAGACGTGATGGCCTGAAGCCGCTCCCTGTGCGCAATCTGCGACTTATGTGCCTTGCCATGCTGGCATGCCCCAATCTGCGGATAGCCATCGAGACGGCCGGGCAATTCCAGCATATGGCGCTTGATGGTCGTGGCCGGACCGAATTGATCGTCGATGGGCAGGTTGCGACATTTGTCCTCGATACCGGATTGCGTGGCCGGCAAGTCGGCGACATGTTGATCATGCTCTACGGTCTGGCGATGTTTCACCGCATCTTTGGATGGTTCATTCACGAAGAAATTCAGCCCGACCAGGTATTGCTCGCCTTTCCTGAAGCGACCTCACAACCCGCGTTCAGGGAGCTTTTCGAACTGGATCCCGAGTTCGATCAGCCTTTCAATGGTTTCCGTTTCCCTGCCCGGATTCTGGATCGCCCGATTGAAAGGACATTCGAGGAATTGTCCGACCTGTTCGCGCTGTTCCCGTTCGACCTGCTTCCGCCGGATTATGAAAATCAAACTCTGGTGGAGCGGACAAGCGCGGCGACATACGCAGCCTTGTCGCGCAATATGCCCCCTCCTGCACTGGCGCAGTTGGCCGATATGTTCGGTCTGAGCACGCCAACCTTTCGCCGGCGATTGCAAGCGGAGAACGATTGCATGACAGCCATTCGGAACCGGTGCCGTCAACAGCTTGCCGAACGCCTGTTGATCGACGGGACTGATACAGTGAAGGAAATCGCCTTTCGTCTGCAGTTCAGTGACGTTGCAGCATTTCGCCGCGCATTTCGCGCCTGGACCGGACTTTCACCGCAGGCTTTCCGGCAAGCGAGATTAAAGTGA
- a CDS encoding AI-2E family transporter, which yields MGTQSDAEGLSKAPLTGTSKADDVKLRLSPLAEAGSTSLFHLAVGVVIIAALYFARDVLIPVTLAVVLSFVLSPIVGFLQRILIPRGPASVLSVLIALGIISSIGTVVGTQMVSLSDQMPQYVQTLQGKIDAAQNFAKSEIAVITNQLEQSAKPRLPGSSLQPQPVPHPSPANSSATESLNPLETAFGLLGSILAPFETFIIVLVVTIFILLQSREVHDKTIRLFGSSDLLRTTAALDDVGARLSRYLLSQLVVNTGFGLIIGIGTWLIGLPVPLVWGVLAGMLRFVPYIGAILGAILPMIVAAAIEPGWSSVAYVAILFAVVEPVTGYAVEPLLYGHSTGLSPLAVVVAAIFWTWIWGPIGLVLSMPLTLSMVTLGHHIPNLKFLEILLGDQPALSPAEYQYQRLLAGNLDGSIDQALTAIEDNGSLSQYYDEVILPALRLADNDIQRGAINKATAGQLASNALNFLEDLTETEMAERLVSSTASQPRSTSVVCLAGPGPLDEVATTMLCQLLAQNGIPAELHAFPAISRRAIDALELSGAHRICLISVNRPPGSPRIRAMIHRIQQKTDAAIVVGLTGHDTDDGLTPAKVLCAATFTQAISLCSA from the coding sequence ATGGGGACACAGTCAGACGCAGAGGGCCTTTCCAAAGCTCCCCTTACCGGCACTTCAAAAGCCGATGACGTCAAATTGCGCCTTTCGCCGTTGGCTGAGGCAGGGTCCACATCCCTGTTTCACCTCGCCGTTGGCGTTGTCATCATAGCCGCTCTCTATTTCGCCAGAGATGTACTCATTCCCGTCACTCTTGCCGTGGTTCTGTCCTTTGTGCTGTCGCCAATTGTCGGTTTCCTGCAGCGCATTCTCATCCCTCGCGGTCCGGCCTCAGTCCTGTCAGTATTGATTGCGCTCGGCATCATCAGCAGCATCGGGACCGTCGTTGGCACCCAGATGGTGTCTCTTTCGGATCAGATGCCGCAATATGTGCAAACATTGCAGGGAAAGATCGACGCAGCCCAAAATTTTGCAAAATCGGAAATTGCAGTCATCACCAATCAACTGGAGCAGTCTGCAAAACCCCGGTTACCCGGTTCATCCCTTCAACCACAACCTGTCCCTCACCCTTCGCCTGCAAATTCATCGGCGACAGAATCCTTGAACCCGCTCGAAACGGCATTTGGACTACTCGGCTCCATTCTCGCGCCGTTTGAGACGTTTATTATCGTACTCGTCGTAACGATCTTCATTCTTCTGCAAAGCCGCGAGGTTCACGACAAAACCATCAGGCTGTTTGGTTCGTCCGACCTGCTCCGAACAACTGCCGCGCTCGACGATGTTGGCGCGCGACTTTCCCGATATCTGCTTTCACAACTGGTTGTGAATACGGGTTTTGGCCTCATCATAGGCATAGGAACGTGGTTGATAGGTCTTCCGGTGCCGCTCGTATGGGGGGTACTGGCAGGCATGTTGCGCTTTGTGCCGTATATCGGCGCTATACTTGGCGCCATTTTGCCGATGATCGTGGCAGCCGCAATCGAACCGGGATGGAGCTCTGTCGCCTATGTGGCCATTCTCTTTGCTGTCGTTGAACCTGTCACGGGCTATGCTGTCGAACCGCTCCTTTATGGACATTCCACCGGCCTTTCCCCGCTTGCGGTAGTGGTCGCCGCGATATTCTGGACATGGATCTGGGGGCCGATCGGCCTGGTTCTCTCAATGCCGCTGACCCTCAGCATGGTTACTCTCGGGCACCACATTCCCAATCTCAAATTCCTGGAAATCCTGCTGGGGGATCAACCCGCGCTGTCGCCTGCCGAATACCAGTATCAACGATTGCTCGCTGGCAATCTTGATGGTTCCATCGATCAGGCCCTGACGGCGATCGAGGACAATGGCTCTCTGTCGCAATATTATGACGAGGTCATCCTGCCTGCGCTCAGGCTGGCAGACAACGACATTCAGCGCGGTGCAATAAACAAGGCAACAGCGGGGCAACTAGCCTCAAACGCTTTGAATTTCCTTGAAGACCTGACGGAAACGGAGATGGCGGAAAGGCTCGTTTCAAGCACCGCATCACAGCCACGCTCCACCTCGGTAGTCTGCCTGGCCGGACCCGGTCCTCTCGATGAGGTGGCGACGACAATGCTGTGCCAATTGCTCGCACAAAACGGCATACCTGCAGAGCTTCATGCATTTCCTGCGATTTCCCGCCGCGCCATCGATGCGCTCGAACTGTCCGGAGCACACAGAATTTGCCTGATATCTGTAAACCGCCCTCCTGGTTCCCCCCGCATACGCGCTATGATCCACCGCATTCAGCAGAAGACGGATGCTGCCATAGTTGTTGGCCTGACCGGGCACGACACGGACGACGGGCTAACCCCTGCCAAGGTGCTTTGCGCGGCGACTTTCACCCAGGCAATTTCTCTCTGCTCTGCCTGA
- a CDS encoding helix-turn-helix transcriptional regulator, which yields MMTLTAALSPNGDNRLPERRPARGEMMHSDLIGAIYDAPLASQPWCDLTHQFRRAFACTGTMMKFSRRRAHDGHTRFVFDAAWDSRESWRLYNSTYRYLDPTCDHPMAVGSVYGFAQMFAPASDEREEQYMRFCRSIGAEHALFAFLGDYRGVEAWLSLSRDAAVGDFSDAEASEITALLPHFGRAVDIHARLEAERNMAAVHAAALADLGLGVILLDSTGAIVGTNGLADMLLDRGTAIARDRDRLKVRGAGAAALRRSLGAAGEGQVIVVGEAEADPLHVLIKPWHDEQGDGAGPAYVIYLDSPADQAVPRVDALRRRFGFSHAEARMAALLASGRTWEEAGTLMGVTPASARTYGKRVLARTGARRQADLVRMVFTSLCRLDNA from the coding sequence ATGATGACGCTGACGGCGGCGCTGTCCCCAAATGGGGACAATCGTTTGCCGGAACGGCGTCCCGCGCGCGGAGAAATGATGCACAGCGACCTGATCGGGGCGATCTACGATGCGCCGCTTGCCAGCCAACCCTGGTGCGATCTTACGCACCAGTTTCGGCGTGCGTTTGCCTGCACAGGCACGATGATGAAATTTTCGCGCAGGCGCGCGCATGATGGCCATACCCGTTTTGTGTTCGATGCCGCTTGGGACTCACGGGAAAGCTGGCGGCTCTACAATAGCACCTATCGTTATCTCGATCCGACTTGCGATCACCCGATGGCGGTGGGATCGGTCTATGGTTTCGCGCAGATGTTCGCGCCCGCATCCGATGAACGGGAAGAGCAATATATGCGGTTCTGCCGTTCTATCGGGGCCGAACATGCGCTGTTTGCGTTTCTCGGTGACTATCGCGGGGTCGAAGCATGGCTGTCGCTCAGTCGGGACGCGGCGGTTGGCGATTTCTCCGATGCGGAGGCATCGGAAATTACCGCGCTGTTGCCCCATTTCGGGCGCGCTGTGGATATTCATGCCCGGCTTGAGGCAGAGAGAAACATGGCCGCTGTCCATGCCGCTGCGCTGGCCGATCTTGGCCTTGGCGTGATCCTGCTCGACAGCACGGGGGCGATCGTGGGAACCAATGGGCTTGCGGATATGCTGCTCGATCGTGGCACGGCCATTGCGCGCGATCGTGATCGCCTGAAAGTGCGCGGCGCTGGTGCCGCAGCACTGCGCCGATCGCTGGGTGCGGCGGGTGAAGGGCAGGTTATCGTTGTAGGGGAAGCAGAAGCCGATCCCCTGCATGTACTGATCAAACCTTGGCATGATGAACAGGGTGACGGGGCAGGCCCTGCCTATGTGATCTATCTCGACAGCCCTGCCGATCAGGCGGTACCGCGCGTGGATGCTTTGCGTCGTCGGTTCGGCTTCAGCCATGCAGAAGCACGCATGGCAGCATTGCTTGCGTCCGGTCGAACATGGGAAGAGGCGGGGACCTTGATGGGGGTCACCCCCGCCAGCGCCCGGACTTATGGCAAACGCGTTTTGGCCCGGACCGGTGCGCGGCGTCAGGCAGATCTTGTACGGATGGTTTTTACCAGCTTGTGCCGATTGGATAATGCCTAG
- a CDS encoding cytochrome P450, with amino-acid sequence MTPLMPDIDFAYDDVPNLHDLIEELRAHGPVVPVRYHGSSVWLIMDHALLKQAFEDYDHFDATAGYKLIAEPSMGKTLQTMAGEEHRVSRALVNPLFMPVKVRGYVESLIEPIAHELCDRMESEREVEFVSAFARPYPFLVITRLLGIPVEDEGSFMEWAVKMIDFPWDPEGAVRAKDEFNTYMQAIIDARRANPGDDFLSRLTQAEYEGQHLSDERILSFLGLLFPAGSDTTYKNGSSLFAAVLDDPKLCALAQGSDKDREAIVTEGLRWEPPTAFLPRMASADVAFGGVHIAKGDWMLFGITAANSDPAVFPDPRRFDPARDNREILTFGRSSHFCLGMHVARRELETALRVVFERFPHIRLKPGQSIERVNAVLRGVREMIVLPHGEA; translated from the coding sequence ATGACACCGCTAATGCCCGACATCGATTTCGCCTATGACGATGTCCCCAACCTGCACGATCTGATTGAGGAATTGCGTGCCCACGGCCCCGTCGTGCCGGTGCGTTATCACGGATCATCGGTTTGGCTGATCATGGATCATGCCCTGCTCAAACAGGCGTTTGAGGACTATGACCATTTCGACGCCACCGCTGGCTACAAACTGATTGCCGAACCATCGATGGGCAAGACGCTGCAGACCATGGCCGGTGAGGAACACCGCGTCAGCCGGGCGCTGGTCAACCCGTTGTTCATGCCGGTCAAGGTGCGCGGTTATGTCGAAAGCCTGATCGAACCGATTGCCCATGAACTGTGCGACCGGATGGAAAGTGAGCGCGAGGTCGAATTCGTCTCCGCCTTTGCCCGCCCCTATCCCTTCCTTGTCATCACCCGCCTGCTCGGCATCCCGGTGGAGGACGAGGGCAGCTTTATGGAATGGGCGGTCAAGATGATCGATTTCCCGTGGGACCCGGAAGGGGCAGTCAGGGCCAAGGACGAGTTCAACACCTATATGCAGGCGATCATCGATGCCCGCCGGGCCAATCCGGGCGACGATTTCCTTTCACGTCTGACGCAGGCGGAATACGAAGGCCAGCACCTCAGCGACGAACGCATTCTCTCGTTCCTGGGGCTGTTGTTCCCGGCCGGATCGGACACCACCTACAAAAATGGCAGCAGCCTGTTTGCGGCTGTGCTGGACGATCCGAAGCTCTGCGCTCTGGCACAAGGCAGCGACAAGGACCGGGAAGCCATCGTGACCGAAGGTCTGCGCTGGGAACCACCCACGGCCTTCCTGCCGCGCATGGCCAGTGCCGATGTGGCGTTCGGCGGCGTGCATATCGCCAAGGGCGACTGGATGCTGTTCGGCATCACCGCGGCCAACAGCGACCCCGCCGTATTCCCCGATCCGCGACGGTTCGACCCGGCGCGTGACAACCGCGAAATCCTGACTTTCGGGCGTAGCAGCCACTTCTGCCTGGGCATGCATGTTGCCCGCCGCGAACTGGAAACGGCGTTACGGGTGGTCTTCGAACGCTTTCCCCATATCCGGCTGAAACCGGGGCAGTCGATCGAACGGGTCAACGCGGTGTTGCGCGGGGTACGCGAAATGATCGTCCTGCCGCACGGGGAGGCATAA